From Pseudoleptotrichia goodfellowii, a single genomic window includes:
- a CDS encoding ABC transporter ATP-binding protein has protein sequence MSGVVLKKVEKQYPNGFKAVHGIDLEIKDGEFMVFVGPSGCAKSTTLRMIAGLEEITGGEIYIGDKLVNDVPPKDRGIAMVFQNYALYPHMTVYQNMAFGLKLKKTPKDEIDRRVREAAEKLEITELLDRKPKEMSGGQRQRVALGRAIVRKPEVFLFDEPLSNLDAKLRVSMRVRITQLHQELKTTMIYVTHDQVEAMTMGDRITVMRAGRIMQVDTPLNLYHYPANKFVAGFIGSPTMNLVDGVLKEKEGKVYIDIDGAEIELSHEKGEKVKGHTGKKVTFGIRPENISVAEHEDSISKTGEISVVEQMGNEEYIYFTLNGHQMTCRINIEHVGDSVSKKGKRVFRFDTNKAHIFDAETEENISL, from the coding sequence ATGTCGGGAGTAGTATTAAAAAAAGTGGAAAAACAATATCCTAACGGATTTAAAGCAGTTCATGGAATTGATTTGGAGATAAAAGACGGAGAATTTATGGTATTTGTCGGACCTTCAGGATGTGCTAAATCCACAACACTGAGAATGATAGCAGGACTTGAAGAAATAACAGGAGGAGAAATATATATAGGAGATAAACTTGTAAATGATGTTCCTCCGAAAGACAGAGGAATAGCAATGGTGTTCCAGAACTATGCTTTGTATCCTCATATGACAGTGTATCAGAATATGGCTTTCGGACTTAAATTAAAGAAAACGCCGAAAGATGAAATAGATAGAAGAGTAAGAGAAGCGGCAGAAAAACTTGAGATAACAGAATTACTGGATAGAAAACCTAAGGAAATGTCAGGAGGACAAAGACAAAGGGTAGCGTTAGGAAGAGCGATAGTAAGAAAACCTGAAGTATTTCTGTTTGATGAACCGTTATCAAACCTTGATGCGAAGTTGAGAGTATCGATGCGTGTAAGAATAACACAATTACATCAGGAGCTAAAAACAACGATGATATATGTAACCCATGATCAGGTAGAAGCAATGACAATGGGAGACAGAATAACAGTAATGAGAGCGGGAAGAATAATGCAGGTAGATACACCGTTAAACTTGTATCATTATCCTGCGAACAAGTTTGTGGCAGGATTTATAGGGTCACCTACGATGAACTTAGTAGACGGAGTATTAAAAGAAAAAGAGGGGAAAGTATATATAGATATAGACGGAGCGGAAATAGAGCTATCTCATGAAAAAGGAGAAAAAGTAAAAGGACATACAGGAAAGAAAGTAACATTCGGAATAAGACCTGAAAATATAAGTGTAGCCGAACATGAAGATTCGATATCAAAGACAGGGGAAATAAGCGTAGTAGAACAAATGGGAAATGAAGAGTATATATACTTTACATTAAACGGACATCAGATGACATGCAGAATAAACATAGAGCATGTAGGAGATTCAGTATCGAAGAAAGGAAAAAGAGTATTCAGATTTGATACGAATAAAGCTCATATATTTGATGCAGAAACAGAGGAAAATATAAGTTTATAA
- a CDS encoding dihydrodipicolinate synthase family protein: protein MKRDLEKFKGIFMAMYSAYDDNGNVDKERVKKLARYYADKKVKGLYVGGSSGEGVLQSEEERKQVVEAVMEEVKGELTIIVHVGANSTAESVRLAQHAEKMGADAVSSIPAVYYRLSPESVKVHWQAMIDSTSLPFIIYHIPQTTGFNLPMCLFEEMAKQEKVIGIKCSSESTFELQQFKAVGGKDFLVFNGPDEQFVAGRAIGADAGIGGTYGVMPELFMKLDEYMKKQEVEKARELQDKVNEIIKGLLSVGSLYGACKYILDLRGVKTGVPRLPLLPITDDKKKEFLKELNEKILKLVEEVK from the coding sequence ATGAAAAGAGATTTGGAAAAATTTAAAGGGATTTTTATGGCGATGTACTCGGCATACGATGATAACGGAAATGTGGATAAAGAGAGAGTAAAAAAATTGGCAAGATATTACGCCGATAAAAAAGTCAAAGGACTTTACGTAGGAGGAAGTTCAGGAGAAGGAGTTCTTCAAAGTGAAGAAGAAAGAAAACAGGTAGTGGAAGCTGTAATGGAAGAAGTTAAAGGAGAACTTACTATTATTGTTCATGTAGGAGCGAATTCCACTGCTGAAAGTGTAAGGCTTGCACAACATGCAGAAAAAATGGGAGCAGATGCTGTATCTTCCATACCGGCAGTATATTACAGATTGTCGCCTGAATCGGTAAAAGTCCACTGGCAGGCAATGATAGACAGTACATCTTTACCGTTTATAATTTATCATATTCCTCAAACAACAGGATTTAACCTTCCGATGTGTCTGTTTGAAGAAATGGCAAAACAGGAAAAAGTAATAGGAATAAAATGTTCTTCGGAAAGTACATTTGAATTGCAGCAGTTTAAAGCTGTAGGAGGAAAAGATTTTCTTGTATTCAACGGTCCTGACGAACAGTTTGTGGCGGGAAGAGCTATAGGAGCTGATGCAGGAATAGGAGGAACATACGGAGTGATGCCTGAACTGTTTATGAAACTTGATGAATATATGAAAAAACAGGAAGTCGAAAAAGCAAGGGAATTACAAGATAAAGTAAACGAAATAATAAAAGGATTACTTTCTGTAGGCTCGCTTTACGGTGCATGTAAATATATTCTGGATTTGAGAGGAGTAAAAACAGGAGTTCCGAGATTGCCTTTGTTGCCTATAACTGATGATAAGAAAAAAGAGTTTTTAAAAGAATTAAATGAAAAAATATTGAAATTAGTTGAAGAAGTAAAATAG
- a CDS encoding ROK family protein, with the protein MLMYYICIDIGGTSIKYGVLSETGEQLVNGMINTRVTSKENYILADIKKVIKDILEQYSMYKIEGICVSSAGVVDTDKGEIAYAGPTIPKYTGTKIKEELEKEFSLPCEVENDVNCAGLGEYWKGAGKGSKSMVCLTIGTGIGGSIILDGKLLNGVGYTAGEIGYMDVNGKYIQDIASSKYLVQKVCEEKKEKEGIEGKINGLSIFELAKQGDKICIDAIDEMISNLSVGIRNIIYLLNPEIVVIGGGITAQKEYLEEKINKKVNDNMISDTFRKTEIRLAKQGNQAGMLGALYHFLSKRNKIK; encoded by the coding sequence ATGCTGATGTATTACATATGTATAGATATAGGAGGAACGTCGATAAAATACGGAGTGTTGTCCGAAACAGGAGAACAGCTTGTAAACGGCATGATTAATACGAGAGTTACTTCAAAAGAAAACTATATACTTGCAGATATAAAAAAAGTAATAAAAGATATTCTTGAACAGTACAGCATGTATAAAATAGAAGGGATTTGTGTATCATCTGCAGGAGTAGTGGATACTGATAAAGGTGAAATCGCTTATGCGGGACCTACAATTCCCAAATATACAGGAACTAAAATAAAAGAAGAGTTGGAAAAAGAGTTTTCTTTGCCGTGCGAAGTGGAAAATGATGTAAACTGTGCGGGATTGGGAGAATACTGGAAAGGAGCGGGAAAAGGCTCCAAATCTATGGTGTGTCTTACGATAGGCACGGGAATAGGAGGTTCAATAATTCTTGATGGCAAACTTTTAAACGGCGTCGGCTATACTGCGGGAGAAATAGGGTATATGGATGTGAACGGTAAATATATTCAGGATATAGCGTCTTCAAAATATCTTGTGCAGAAAGTTTGTGAAGAGAAAAAAGAAAAAGAAGGAATAGAAGGTAAAATCAACGGTTTAAGTATATTTGAACTGGCAAAACAGGGAGATAAAATCTGTATTGATGCTATAGATGAAATGATAAGCAATCTTTCTGTGGGAATAAGAAATATAATTTATCTCTTAAATCCCGAAATAGTAGTAATAGGCGGGGGAATAACCGCTCAAAAAGAATATTTGGAAGAGAAAATAAACAAAAAAGTAAATGATAATATGATAAGCGATACATTCAGAAAAACTGAAATAAGATTGGCAAAACAGGGAAATCAGGCAGGGATGCTCGGTGCATTGTATCACTTTTTAAGTAAACGTAATAAAATTAAATAA